One Brevibacillus choshinensis genomic window carries:
- the sinI gene encoding DNA-binding anti-repressor SinI has translation MFAKEIGIEEMDEEWKKLIEEAKMLGITKEEIQDFLLMATKRTTGQR, from the coding sequence ATGTTCGCTAAAGAGATCGGCATCGAAGAGATGGACGAAGAGTGGAAGAAATTGATCGAGGAGGCGAAAATGCTGGGAATTACAAAGGAAGAGATCCAGGACTTTTTGCTGATGGCTACCAAGAGAACAACAGGACAGCGGTAA
- a CDS encoding helix-turn-helix domain-containing protein has product MIGSRIKKLRNEKGISLSQLAERAGVAKSYLSSIERDIQSNPSLQFIEKIAQVLDVPMNVLIENDSLTEHDLDDEWSQLVLEAMRSGVSKEEFRGFLEFQKWKLAQNKE; this is encoded by the coding sequence ATGATTGGGTCACGTATCAAGAAACTGCGTAACGAAAAGGGTATTTCCCTGTCGCAACTAGCGGAACGTGCTGGAGTAGCCAAGTCTTATTTGAGCTCCATCGAGCGTGATATACAATCAAATCCTTCTCTTCAATTCATTGAAAAGATTGCTCAAGTTCTTGATGTTCCCATGAACGTATTGATTGAGAATGACTCTTTGACCGAACATGATCTGGACGATGAGTGGAGCCAATTGGTCTTGGAAGCCATGAGATCCGGTGTTAGCAAGGAAGAATTTCGCGGGTTTCTGGAATTT